A genomic segment from Anaerobacillus sp. CMMVII encodes:
- a CDS encoding transglycosylase domain-containing protein, producing the protein MEVITRKKYHRRIGLTRRLIRLALVTAILIMGSLVGLLTYAKMQGPPPLQVQETTVFYGNDDSVIGQRVVGQNRHWISLDEMSPAIIEATIAIEDRKFFSHFGFDPVRIGAAVLKNVQSGTKAQGASTITQQYARNLFLSHDKTWKRKRDEAIYALRLEMNYTKEEILEGYLNTIYYGHGAYGIEAAANYYFRKSASDLNIAEAAMLVGIPKGPLYYSPLRNYERSRGRQQQVLNAMAAEGYLTPQEAEDFYRTPLILEHETTSNSASIAPYFQDVVYQILTDRYGLDPQLIEAGGLQIYTTLDPIMQEKAEKWVEKELKDTELQAALVAIDPRNGDVKAMVGGRNYQESQYNRATMAPRAPGSTIKPLLYYAALENGFTPATPLTSEETTFIFDDGRETYEPANFGHKYANDFMTLAKAIALSDNIYAVKTHFFLGFDQLIETAHRLGITSTLREYPSLALGSENVRVLEMTNSYSAFANGGKKVEPRFITKVVDRNGKVLIEQEPVLEQVLNPELAYVMTDLMTGMFNLDLGNSVTGRSVMHLVNRPVAGKSGTTLSDSWMIGYTPQLLTGVWTGHDVGRELVSPETQYAKRIWANFLEDALTDKLKLPFPKPANVVAMAINPDTGRLATDACPVQHVSYFVKGTEPIEYCQEHLSNPESVEKAKEEIAEIEEAKKEKLMDRLIKWFKSN; encoded by the coding sequence ATGGAAGTCATCACTAGAAAAAAATATCATAGAAGAATCGGTCTAACTAGAAGGCTTATTAGGTTAGCGTTAGTTACCGCAATCCTAATTATGGGTAGCCTAGTTGGCCTCTTAACATATGCAAAAATGCAGGGACCACCACCTTTACAAGTCCAAGAAACGACAGTCTTTTATGGGAATGACGATTCTGTTATTGGACAGCGTGTTGTTGGGCAAAATCGGCACTGGATATCTTTAGATGAGATGAGTCCAGCAATTATCGAAGCGACGATTGCCATTGAAGATCGAAAGTTTTTTAGCCACTTTGGCTTCGACCCTGTCAGGATTGGTGCAGCTGTATTAAAGAATGTCCAAAGCGGAACAAAGGCTCAAGGTGCTAGTACCATTACTCAGCAATATGCGCGGAACTTATTTTTGAGTCATGATAAAACATGGAAACGGAAGCGCGATGAAGCGATTTATGCACTCCGACTTGAAATGAACTATACAAAAGAGGAAATCTTAGAGGGCTATTTAAATACTATCTATTACGGTCACGGTGCCTACGGCATTGAAGCTGCAGCGAATTATTATTTCCGAAAAAGTGCTAGCGATTTAAATATTGCAGAAGCAGCGATGCTTGTTGGGATTCCAAAAGGGCCGCTGTACTATTCACCTCTTCGGAACTATGAACGGTCAAGAGGGAGACAACAGCAGGTTCTAAATGCAATGGCTGCTGAAGGTTATCTCACTCCACAGGAAGCTGAAGACTTTTATCGAACGCCGTTAATTCTAGAACATGAAACAACCTCGAATTCAGCGTCGATTGCTCCATACTTTCAAGATGTTGTCTACCAAATCCTAACCGATCGGTATGGATTAGACCCGCAACTAATTGAGGCTGGAGGCTTACAAATATATACGACTCTTGATCCAATTATGCAAGAAAAAGCCGAGAAGTGGGTCGAAAAAGAGCTTAAGGATACTGAGTTACAAGCTGCTCTTGTTGCCATCGATCCTCGCAACGGGGACGTCAAGGCAATGGTAGGTGGGAGAAATTACCAAGAAAGTCAATATAATCGTGCAACTATGGCGCCGAGAGCTCCTGGTTCAACAATCAAACCACTTTTATATTATGCTGCCTTAGAGAATGGCTTCACACCAGCTACTCCATTAACTAGTGAGGAAACAACCTTTATTTTTGATGATGGTCGGGAAACATATGAACCAGCCAACTTTGGTCATAAATATGCAAATGATTTTATGACACTTGCGAAGGCTATTGCTTTATCTGATAATATTTACGCAGTGAAAACACATTTTTTTCTAGGGTTTGATCAATTAATCGAAACAGCACATAGACTAGGGATAACAAGTACGTTACGTGAGTATCCTTCATTAGCACTTGGCTCAGAGAATGTCCGTGTTTTAGAAATGACGAATAGCTACAGCGCCTTTGCAAATGGCGGAAAAAAGGTGGAGCCTCGTTTCATTACAAAAGTTGTTGACCGCAACGGAAAAGTTTTAATAGAACAAGAACCGGTTCTAGAGCAGGTACTTAACCCAGAGTTAGCTTATGTAATGACAGACTTGATGACCGGTATGTTTAATTTAGACCTTGGCAATAGCGTAACTGGAAGAAGCGTCATGCACCTTGTTAACCGACCAGTTGCCGGAAAAAGTGGAACTACCTTATCAGATAGCTGGATGATTGGCTATACGCCACAACTGCTAACAGGTGTATGGACTGGTCACGATGTAGGGCGAGAACTTGTAAGCCCTGAAACACAATATGCTAAGCGAATTTGGGCTAATTTCCTTGAAGATGCTTTAACTGATAAATTAAAGCTTCCTTTTCCAAAGCCTGCAAACGTCGTTGCCATGGCCATTAATCCTGATACTGGTCGCCTTGCAACCGATGCATGTCCTGTGCAGCATGTAAGCTATTTTGTCAAAGGAACTGAGCCGATAGAATATTGCCAAGAACACTTGAGTAACCCAGAAAGTGTAGAAAAAGCCAAAGAGGAAATTGCTGAAATTGAAGAGGCAAAAAAGGAAAAACTCATGGATCGCTTAATTAAGTGGTTTAAGAGTAACTAA
- the cls gene encoding cardiolipin synthase, which yields MLLMTIVAIILLLITWFWIDFRLGLKKQRQEAKRYVQEIRNGQCEILTSGHDLYKKMITDINYAEHHIHMLFYIFRDDHIGTQVLKALKEKAKEGVKVRLLIDRVGCSISKKMQRELKKAGVSFAHSHPPKFPYLFFTLNRRNHRKITVIDGHIGYIGGFNVGDEYLGRDPKFGDWRDIHLRIEGDGCQDLQEQFLEDWTVATKEKITQQQYYPPLAKGLHELKIIPSDGAFLEESFIDFIKEATDSIYIGTPYFIPGKEIKTELIAAAKRGVDVKLIIPKQGDHPLVKEASFPYFQPLLEAGCEVFRYYRGFYHAKTIIIDKKICDIGTANVDPRSFHINHEINCLIFNKEFIKDVIEVMEHDISISERLTIEQLKNRSFFHRSKEKIATVFAPLL from the coding sequence ATGTTACTTATGACGATAGTAGCGATTATATTACTACTTATCACTTGGTTCTGGATAGATTTTAGATTAGGTTTAAAAAAGCAACGTCAAGAAGCAAAAAGGTATGTTCAAGAAATTCGCAATGGCCAATGTGAAATTCTTACTTCGGGGCACGATTTGTATAAAAAAATGATTACCGATATCAACTATGCTGAGCATCATATCCATATGCTTTTCTATATCTTTCGTGATGACCATATTGGAACACAGGTGTTAAAGGCTTTAAAGGAAAAAGCAAAAGAGGGTGTAAAGGTTAGACTTCTCATCGACCGTGTCGGTTGTAGCATCTCGAAAAAAATGCAAAGAGAGCTGAAAAAAGCTGGAGTATCCTTTGCTCATTCTCACCCTCCAAAGTTCCCTTATCTATTTTTCACCTTAAATCGCCGAAACCACCGAAAAATTACCGTTATAGATGGTCACATTGGTTATATTGGTGGCTTCAACGTTGGTGATGAATACTTAGGTAGAGATCCGAAGTTTGGCGATTGGCGTGATATTCATTTGCGAATTGAAGGTGACGGTTGTCAGGACCTGCAAGAACAGTTTTTAGAGGATTGGACAGTGGCTACTAAAGAAAAAATCACCCAACAGCAATACTATCCTCCTTTGGCTAAAGGACTACACGAATTAAAAATCATCCCATCAGATGGTGCTTTTCTTGAAGAATCGTTTATTGACTTTATTAAGGAAGCTACGGATTCGATTTATATTGGAACACCGTACTTTATTCCTGGTAAGGAAATTAAGACTGAGCTGATTGCCGCAGCGAAACGGGGCGTTGATGTTAAATTAATCATTCCAAAACAAGGTGATCATCCCTTAGTAAAAGAAGCATCCTTCCCTTACTTTCAACCTTTGCTCGAAGCAGGTTGTGAAGTATTTCGGTATTACCGTGGCTTTTACCACGCAAAAACGATTATCATCGATAAAAAAATATGTGATATTGGCACAGCTAATGTCGACCCCCGTAGCTTCCATATTAATCATGAAATTAATTGTCTCATCTTTAACAAGGAATTTATTAAAGATGTGATTGAAGTAATGGAACACGACATTTCAATTTCAGAGCGCTTAACGATTGAACAGCTCAAAAACCGCTCCTTCTTCCATAGAAGTAAAGAAAAGATTGCTACAGTATTTGCGCCACTTCTATAA
- the argS gene encoding arginine--tRNA ligase produces the protein MNTVEQVKENLKQEIRASIQKAGLATIEQIPDIVLEIPKDKTHGDYATNAAMQLARVAKKAPRQIAEELVANFDKGNASISKIEIAGPGFINFYMDNSYLTDLIPAILKAGTDYGQTNVGNGKKVQVEFVSANPTGSLHLGHARGAAVGDSLCNVLAKAGFDVSREYYINDAGNQINNLALSVEARYMQALDLPAEMPEGGYHGEDIVGFGKDLADEFGDRFVNDSEEERLAFFRDYGLKKELEKLKNDLKEFRVEFDHWFSETSLYTNGKVVETLDLLKEKGETYEKDGATWFQSTVYGDDKDRVLIKNDGSYTYLTPDIAYHRDKLERGFEKLINIWGADHHGYIPRMKAAIQALGYNKDQLDVEIIQMVSLYQNGEKVKMSKRTGNAITLRDLMEEVGIDATRYFFAMRSADTQLDFDMDLAVSKSNENPVFYAQYAHARVCSMLRQGEQMGVPISLDADFSLVQSEKEFDLLKKLGEFPEAVADAANKLTPHRITNYVYELAAALHSFYNAEKVLDQDDQEKSKARLALMKAVQQTIQNALALIGVSAPEKM, from the coding sequence ATGAATACTGTTGAGCAAGTAAAAGAAAATTTAAAGCAGGAAATTCGTGCATCAATACAAAAAGCTGGACTAGCTACAATCGAACAAATTCCTGATATTGTTTTGGAAATCCCAAAAGACAAAACACATGGTGATTATGCGACGAATGCTGCAATGCAGCTAGCGCGAGTCGCTAAAAAAGCGCCACGTCAAATTGCTGAGGAGCTAGTGGCTAATTTTGATAAAGGTAATGCTTCAATTTCAAAAATTGAAATCGCTGGACCTGGATTTATTAATTTTTATATGGACAATAGCTATTTAACAGACTTAATTCCAGCAATTTTAAAAGCCGGTACTGATTATGGACAAACAAATGTAGGGAACGGAAAGAAGGTGCAAGTCGAGTTCGTTTCTGCTAATCCAACAGGTAGCCTGCACCTTGGACATGCTCGTGGTGCGGCTGTTGGCGATTCACTTTGTAACGTTTTAGCGAAAGCAGGCTTCGATGTTTCTAGAGAATACTATATTAATGATGCAGGAAACCAAATTAACAACCTAGCGTTATCCGTTGAAGCAAGATATATGCAAGCATTAGACCTACCAGCTGAAATGCCAGAAGGCGGATATCATGGGGAAGATATTGTTGGCTTCGGTAAAGATTTAGCAGACGAATTTGGCGATCGCTTCGTTAATGACTCTGAAGAAGAGCGCTTAGCATTTTTCCGTGATTATGGTCTAAAGAAAGAGCTCGAAAAACTAAAGAACGATTTAAAAGAGTTCCGTGTTGAGTTTGATCATTGGTTTTCAGAAACATCGCTTTACACAAATGGTAAAGTCGTTGAAACCCTCGATCTTCTTAAAGAAAAAGGCGAAACTTATGAAAAAGATGGTGCTACATGGTTCCAATCTACAGTTTATGGAGATGACAAAGACCGTGTATTAATTAAAAATGATGGCTCGTACACTTATCTAACGCCGGATATTGCTTATCACCGCGATAAATTAGAACGTGGCTTTGAGAAACTGATTAACATTTGGGGTGCTGACCATCATGGGTATATTCCACGAATGAAGGCAGCTATCCAAGCGTTAGGATATAACAAAGATCAGTTAGATGTTGAGATCATCCAAATGGTATCTCTGTACCAAAACGGTGAAAAAGTGAAAATGAGCAAGCGTACAGGAAATGCAATTACGCTTCGTGACCTAATGGAAGAGGTAGGCATTGATGCGACTCGTTATTTCTTTGCGATGCGTAGTGCTGACACTCAGTTAGACTTTGATATGGATCTAGCCGTTTCGAAGTCAAATGAAAATCCAGTATTTTATGCGCAATACGCTCATGCCAGAGTATGCAGTATGCTACGACAAGGTGAACAAATGGGTGTACCGATTAGTCTAGACGCTGACTTCTCACTAGTTCAAAGCGAAAAAGAATTTGACCTATTGAAAAAATTAGGTGAGTTTCCAGAAGCAGTAGCAGATGCAGCCAACAAACTAACGCCACATCGAATTACGAATTACGTATATGAGCTAGCAGCAGCACTTCACTCTTTTTACAATGCAGAAAAAGTTCTTGATCAAGATGATCAAGAAAAGAGTAAGGCTCGTTTAGCGTTAATGAAAGCTGTTCAACAAACCATTCAAAATGCACTAGCTTTAATTGGAGTATCCGCTCCAGAAAAAATGTAA
- a CDS encoding XapX domain-containing protein, translated as MNEIFMALLAGSIVGFIFALLRLPIPAPPVLSGIMGIIGIFLGYKAFALLLPLITK; from the coding sequence ATGAATGAAATTTTTATGGCATTACTAGCAGGTTCAATTGTAGGCTTTATTTTTGCATTACTTCGCTTACCAATCCCAGCTCCACCTGTATTATCAGGTATCATGGGTATTATCGGTATTTTCCTTGGCTACAAGGCATTTGCATTACTTTTACCACTAATCACAAAGTAG
- a CDS encoding alpha/beta fold hydrolase, whose amino-acid sequence MPFATHQDTTEIYYETYGEGTAILFIHPPAMGHVTFKRQRPLADHFQIITVDLRGNGRSGNKAEKITMSLIVEDLLAVVDEIGVSKVVVCGYSNGGSIAQEFALSFPDRVSGVILCGGFSEVNSFLLRNEFRLGIYAAQFKLIKLMSFALATAHTRSKLFELELEDYVKKTDPEVLRHMYNEGLHYKSTDRLHQLNVPLLLVYGANDHYVHHYQDIFLEKVKTNVDIVYISDVKHQIPTKKSLELNKVIYNFIKKKIEV is encoded by the coding sequence ATGCCTTTTGCAACTCATCAAGATACAACTGAAATTTACTATGAAACCTATGGTGAAGGGACGGCGATTTTATTTATCCATCCCCCAGCCATGGGTCATGTTACGTTTAAAAGACAACGTCCTTTGGCCGATCATTTTCAAATCATTACAGTCGATTTGCGTGGGAATGGTAGAAGTGGAAATAAAGCTGAAAAAATAACCATGTCTCTCATTGTTGAAGACTTATTAGCTGTCGTAGATGAAATAGGTGTCAGCAAGGTTGTTGTATGTGGTTATTCAAATGGTGGTTCGATTGCTCAGGAATTTGCTTTATCATTTCCTGACCGAGTAAGTGGTGTGATTCTTTGTGGTGGTTTTTCCGAAGTGAATAGCTTCTTGCTGCGAAATGAATTTCGCTTAGGCATTTATGCAGCCCAATTTAAGCTTATAAAACTGATGTCCTTTGCTTTAGCAACGGCTCATACCCGTTCCAAGCTTTTTGAGCTTGAGCTTGAGGATTACGTAAAGAAAACCGACCCAGAAGTGTTGCGTCATATGTACAATGAAGGATTGCATTATAAATCAACCGATCGCCTTCATCAGCTAAATGTGCCACTCCTACTTGTCTACGGTGCTAACGACCATTACGTTCACCATTACCAAGACATCTTTTTAGAAAAAGTAAAAACAAACGTCGACATCGTCTACATCTCAGACGTTAAACACCAAATTCCAACAAAGAAAAGCCTTGAATTGAATAAGGTGATTTATAATTTTATTAAGAAAAAGATTGAAGTTTAG
- the speE gene encoding spermidine synthase yields MGIWFTEKQTEHFGITAAIKRTLHTEQTEFQKLDMVETAEFGNMLILDGMVMTTEKDEFVYHEMVAHVPLFTHPNPKHVLVVGGGDGGVIREVLKHPSVEKATLVEIDGKVIEYSKKYLPSIAGTLEDPRVDVQVDDGFMHIAKSECVYDVIMVDSTEPVGPAVNLFTKGFYEGIAKALKEDGVFVAQTDNPWFHSHLITNVQRDVKEVFPITRLYTANIPTYPSGLWTFTIGSKKYDPLEVEEERFHDIETKYYTKELHKAAFALPKFVQDLIK; encoded by the coding sequence ATGGGAATTTGGTTTACAGAAAAGCAAACAGAGCATTTTGGAATTACAGCAGCAATTAAACGTACATTACATACAGAGCAAACAGAATTTCAAAAGTTAGATATGGTAGAAACTGCTGAGTTTGGCAACATGTTAATTTTAGATGGAATGGTCATGACTACAGAAAAAGATGAGTTTGTTTATCATGAAATGGTAGCTCACGTACCTTTATTTACACATCCGAATCCGAAACATGTCCTAGTAGTAGGCGGCGGTGATGGCGGAGTTATTCGTGAAGTATTGAAGCATCCATCTGTTGAAAAAGCGACATTAGTAGAGATTGACGGAAAAGTCATCGAGTATTCGAAAAAATACTTACCTAGCATTGCTGGAACTTTAGAAGATCCTCGCGTCGATGTTCAAGTAGATGATGGCTTTATGCATATTGCCAAAAGTGAATGTGTTTATGATGTAATTATGGTTGATTCTACAGAGCCAGTTGGACCTGCAGTAAACCTGTTTACGAAAGGTTTTTATGAAGGAATTGCAAAAGCCCTAAAAGAAGACGGTGTGTTCGTTGCGCAAACCGATAATCCGTGGTTCCATAGTCATTTGATAACGAATGTACAAAGAGATGTGAAGGAAGTCTTCCCGATTACAAGACTTTACACAGCAAATATCCCAACCTACCCAAGTGGACTTTGGACTTTTACGATTGGCTCGAAAAAATATGATCCGCTTGAGGTTGAAGAAGAGCGTTTCCATGATATTGAGACAAAATATTATACAAAAGAGCTTCATAAAGCAGCATTTGCCTTACCGAAGTTCGTTCAAGATCTAATTAAATAG
- the speB gene encoding agmatinase, producing MRFDEAYSGNVFIATNSTYEESKAVLYGMPMDFTVSFRPGSRFGPARIREVSLGLEEYSPYLDRHLEEVNFFDAGDIPLPFGNAQRSIDMIEEFVDKLLADNKFPLGLGGEHLVSWPIFKSLKKKYNDFVIIHIDAHADLREHYEGEPLSHSTPIRKACELIGPQNVYSFGIRSGMREEFQYAKESGMYMAKFDVVEPLKQVLPTLAGRNVYVTIDIDVLDPSAAPGTGTAEAGGITSKELLQAIHLIADTNINVIGADIVEVAPVYDHSEQTQIAASKFVREILLGWVK from the coding sequence ATGCGTTTTGATGAAGCATATTCAGGTAACGTTTTTATTGCAACAAATAGTACTTATGAAGAAAGTAAGGCCGTTCTTTACGGAATGCCAATGGATTTTACGGTGAGTTTTCGCCCGGGGTCTCGTTTTGGCCCAGCTAGAATACGTGAGGTTTCTCTTGGATTAGAAGAATATAGCCCATATTTGGACCGCCATTTGGAAGAGGTAAACTTCTTTGATGCTGGAGATATTCCACTTCCGTTTGGAAATGCCCAAAGAAGCATTGATATGATCGAAGAATTTGTCGACAAGCTTTTGGCTGACAATAAGTTCCCGTTAGGTCTTGGTGGAGAGCACCTAGTGTCATGGCCAATTTTCAAGTCGTTAAAGAAAAAATACAATGACTTTGTCATTATTCATATTGATGCACATGCTGATTTACGTGAACACTATGAAGGAGAACCATTAAGCCACTCCACTCCAATTCGTAAAGCATGTGAATTAATTGGACCACAAAATGTTTATTCATTCGGAATCCGTTCAGGAATGCGTGAAGAGTTCCAGTACGCAAAAGAATCAGGCATGTACATGGCCAAATTTGATGTTGTTGAACCATTAAAACAAGTCCTACCAACGTTAGCTGGTAGAAATGTTTATGTAACCATTGATATTGATGTACTAGACCCATCAGCAGCTCCTGGAACAGGAACAGCTGAAGCAGGAGGAATTACATCAAAAGAGCTTTTACAAGCAATTCACTTAATTGCCGATACGAATATCAATGTCATTGGTGCTGATATAGTAGAAGTAGCACCAGTTTATGACCATTCAGAACAAACACAAATTGCTGCTAGTAAATTTGTTCGTGAAATATTATTAGGTTGGGTGAAGTAA
- a CDS encoding YwhD family protein: MDLLNNNNNKKGSGFNILGKESTTHGGYGAGTLNLDNMTPVIVDVTAGEAYVEMGAMHARSDVEKGIKFLKEKEEVPNGKPYWLVWITVDQNAQGSYYAGVTACEMTVDREIRRGYKSLPEHVNKMDKSLKRQIIVDHMDNPSKEVLGNFLKGFNEKMYANSEQKLRDDLGVL, from the coding sequence ATGGACCTTTTAAATAATAATAACAATAAAAAAGGTAGTGGCTTTAACATTTTAGGTAAAGAGTCGACTACTCATGGTGGCTATGGTGCAGGAACTCTAAATTTAGATAATATGACTCCTGTAATCGTTGATGTTACAGCAGGTGAGGCTTACGTTGAAATGGGTGCGATGCATGCAAGAAGCGATGTTGAAAAGGGAATAAAATTTTTAAAAGAAAAGGAAGAAGTGCCAAACGGCAAGCCATATTGGTTAGTTTGGATTACTGTTGATCAGAATGCTCAAGGCTCTTACTATGCGGGTGTGACTGCTTGTGAAATGACTGTTGACCGTGAAATTCGTCGTGGCTACAAAAGCTTACCAGAACACGTAAATAAAATGGATAAATCCTTAAAAAGACAAATTATCGTTGATCACATGGATAATCCTTCAAAAGAAGTACTTGGAAACTTCCTTAAAGGCTTTAACGAAAAAATGTATGCAAACTCCGAACAAAAACTTCGTGACGATTTAGGCGTACTATAA
- a CDS encoding DUF1934 domain-containing protein: protein MANQEGTLVSVAMKTQITDGDLRQVNDLATEGRLFRKASGLYLQFKEDNQDVGPVNQIVKIDENSAVTVIRQGAVSMKQLFLQGEMTEGVYRSSFGTMLMNTTTNKIRTNIDEETGVGSVQLIYQLHMQSQFAGDYEVTIDFRRK, encoded by the coding sequence TTGGCTAATCAAGAAGGGACTTTAGTTTCTGTTGCAATGAAAACACAGATTACAGATGGTGATCTTAGGCAAGTCAACGATCTTGCTACCGAGGGACGGCTGTTTCGAAAAGCTAGTGGTCTCTACCTTCAATTTAAAGAGGACAATCAAGACGTAGGCCCAGTAAATCAAATTGTAAAAATTGATGAAAATAGTGCAGTGACTGTGATCCGTCAGGGCGCTGTCTCTATGAAGCAACTTTTTTTGCAAGGAGAAATGACTGAAGGTGTTTATCGAAGTTCATTTGGGACAATGCTGATGAACACGACGACTAATAAGATCCGTACAAACATTGATGAAGAAACCGGAGTAGGTTCGGTACAGCTTATCTATCAATTACATATGCAATCTCAATTTGCAGGAGATTATGAAGTAACGATTGACTTTAGGAGGAAATAG
- a CDS encoding heavy metal translocating P-type ATPase — protein MGESIGLTKAEPVATEKSLFQEHQELIFAIFGGLFLGVAIVLQNLEFQTFAVAAFLLSYVIGGFFKAKEGFTDLVVERSLNVELLMILAAIGAAIIGYWAEGAILIFIFSLSGALETYTLNKSHREISALMELQPEEATVLVGGTEKVIAVTALQVGDQVLVKPGERIPTDGKISKGQTTIDEAAITGESMPVVKKIDDHVFSGTVNMNGAITVTVTKTNDETLFQKIIELVQTAKDEKSPSQLFIEKFEGTYVKGVLIVVALMMFLPHYLLGWSWTETFYRAMVMLVVASPCALVASIMPATLSAISNGARNGILFKGGVHLEALSSIKAIALDKTGTLTKGKPEVTNVIVRDGAAVKEFLYTVASIESHSTHPLAEAIVNYAKNEDISVLAQPDDVEDITGWGITATLNEKKYKVGKRSFIGDDAADQFFKEETEKLSISGKTLVYVADEEGIYGMIALQDTVRDVAIEAIRRFHEAGIYSIMITGDHEKTAQSIAKETNIDEYIANCLPETKVEEVKELKRRYGSVAMVGDGINDAPALAVSTVGIAMGTGTDVAIETADIVLVKNDLSKIAKAIELSKRMNRIIKQNIIFSLSIIVLLIIGNFLQQVSLPLGVIGHEGSTILVILNGLRLLRG, from the coding sequence ATGGGAGAGAGTATTGGTTTAACGAAGGCAGAGCCTGTAGCGACTGAAAAGTCGTTATTTCAAGAACATCAGGAATTAATTTTCGCTATATTTGGAGGGCTCTTTTTAGGCGTAGCGATTGTCTTACAAAACTTAGAGTTTCAAACGTTTGCGGTTGCTGCTTTTTTACTATCATATGTGATTGGTGGTTTCTTTAAAGCCAAGGAGGGTTTTACTGATTTAGTTGTTGAGCGTTCTTTAAACGTCGAGCTACTGATGATTTTGGCAGCAATTGGTGCGGCCATTATCGGTTATTGGGCTGAGGGCGCCATCCTAATCTTTATTTTTTCGTTAAGTGGGGCTTTAGAAACTTACACGTTAAATAAGAGCCATCGTGAAATTTCTGCTTTAATGGAGTTACAACCTGAAGAAGCTACGGTCCTTGTTGGTGGTACTGAAAAAGTTATTGCTGTTACAGCTTTACAAGTCGGTGACCAAGTATTAGTGAAGCCAGGTGAGCGAATTCCAACAGATGGAAAAATTAGCAAAGGGCAAACGACCATTGATGAAGCTGCGATCACTGGGGAGTCCATGCCTGTTGTCAAAAAAATCGACGATCATGTTTTTTCGGGTACAGTAAATATGAACGGTGCAATTACAGTTACGGTAACAAAAACAAATGATGAAACCCTTTTTCAGAAGATCATTGAGTTAGTTCAAACAGCAAAAGACGAAAAATCTCCTTCTCAACTTTTTATAGAAAAATTCGAAGGAACTTATGTCAAAGGAGTATTAATTGTTGTAGCGCTAATGATGTTTTTACCACATTACTTACTAGGTTGGAGCTGGACAGAAACGTTTTATCGAGCGATGGTCATGCTCGTTGTTGCTTCACCATGTGCCCTTGTCGCTTCAATTATGCCTGCAACGTTGTCTGCCATTTCAAATGGCGCTAGAAATGGCATTTTGTTTAAAGGTGGCGTTCATTTAGAAGCATTAAGTTCAATCAAAGCGATTGCTTTAGATAAAACAGGAACGTTAACGAAAGGGAAACCTGAAGTAACAAATGTGATTGTTAGAGATGGGGCAGCTGTTAAGGAATTTTTATATACGGTAGCGTCGATCGAAAGCCATTCAACTCATCCATTAGCTGAAGCCATTGTGAACTATGCTAAAAATGAAGATATATCCGTGCTAGCTCAACCAGATGATGTAGAAGATATAACTGGGTGGGGGATTACCGCTACTTTAAATGAAAAAAAATATAAAGTTGGGAAACGAAGCTTTATCGGTGACGATGCGGCTGACCAATTTTTTAAGGAAGAAACTGAAAAACTATCAATCTCAGGAAAGACATTAGTATATGTCGCAGACGAAGAAGGGATTTACGGAATGATTGCCCTTCAGGACACTGTTCGTGATGTCGCAATCGAGGCGATCCGTCGTTTTCATGAAGCAGGGATTTACTCAATTATGATAACTGGTGATCATGAGAAAACTGCTCAATCAATTGCCAAAGAAACAAACATTGATGAGTATATCGCAAACTGTTTACCTGAAACAAAGGTCGAGGAAGTAAAAGAGTTAAAAAGGCGATATGGTTCGGTAGCCATGGTTGGAGATGGGATAAACGATGCCCCAGCCTTAGCTGTTTCTACCGTCGGAATTGCGATGGGAACAGGAACTGATGTGGCGATCGAAACTGCCGATATCGTACTCGTAAAAAATGATCTATCAAAAATTGCTAAAGCTATTGAACTATCAAAACGAATGAATCGTATTATTAAACAAAATATTATCTTCTCACTCTCAATCATTGTCCTTTTAATTATCGGTAACTTCCTTCAACAAGTATCACTACCTCTAGGAGTCATCGGCCACGAAGGCAGCACAATTTTGGTGATATTGAATGGGTTGAGGCTATTGAGAGGATAG